One segment of Ziziphus jujuba cultivar Dongzao chromosome 12, ASM3175591v1 DNA contains the following:
- the LOC107429321 gene encoding serine carboxypeptidase-like 50 — MESMIYNLFSLIFFVLFFLHQTPASSTSFFPNEAIPTKSGYLTVNQTSGSAIFYTFYEAQKPTSSLSQTPLLIWLQGGPGCSSMIGNFLELGPWRVNFEKKDEEPLALQPNPGSWNRIFGLLFLDNPIGTGFSVAAKPEEIPRDQNRVAEHLFTAITSFIDSDPSFKSRPIFITGESYAGKYVPAIGYYILKKNTQLWNRRKVNLAGVAIGNGLTDPMTQVDTHASNAYFSGFINEKQKSVLEKLQSEAVKLTGNGDWSEATDARFKVLNTLQNMTGLATLYDYTRKVPYKDYLVKELLDRKEVKKILGAKESVVYEVCSDLVGNTLNDDVMKSVKFMVEFLVKKIKVLLYQGHFDLRDGVVSTEAWVKNLKWEGIEDFQSAERKVWKVNGELAGYVQKWGSLSNTVVLGAGHLVPSDQPLSSQAMIEDWVLDKGLFGNDQKENLAQF; from the coding sequence ATGGAGTCGATGATCTATAATCTCTTCAGCCTCATCTTCTTCGTCCTCTTTTTCCTTCACCAAACACCGGCCTCTTCGACTTCTTTCTTTCCCAACGAAGCCATTCCAACCAAATCAGGCTATCTTACAGTAAATCAAACCTCTGGTTCCGCCATTTTCTATACCTTCTATGAAGCCCAGAAACCCACTTCATCTCTCTCCCAAACCCCACTTCTCATTTGGCTCCAGGGTGGTCCTGGTTGCTCCTCCATGATTGGAAACTTTCTCGAGCTCGGTCCATGGCGGGTCAACTTCGAGAAGAAGGACGAAGAACCCCTTGCTCTCCAACCCAACCCCGGTTCATGGAACCGGATTTTCGGGCTTCTCTTCCTCGACAATCCAATCGGAACCGGATTCAGTGTCGCCGCGAAACCCGAAGAGATTCCGAGGGACCAGAACAGAGTCGCCGAGCACCTATTTACTGCGATCACTTCGTTTATCGATTCGGACCCGTCGTTTAAATCTCGCCCCATTTTTATCACCGGAGAGAGCTACGCCGGAAAATACGTTCCGGCAATTGGGTATTACATTTTGAAGAAGAACACCCAGTTGTGGAATCGCCGTAAAGTGAATTTAGCCGGCGTTGCAATAGGAAACGGGTTGACCGACCCGATGACCCAGGTAGACACCCATGCTTCAAATGCTTATTTCTCTGGTTTTATCAACGAGAAGCAGAAATCCGTATTAGAGAAGCTACAATCAGAAGCTGTCAAGCTCACTGGGAATGGGGATTGGAGCGAGGCAACTGATGCAAGATTCAAGGTCCTGAATACATTGCAGAACATGACAGGGTTAGCCACTCTGTATGATTATACAAGGAAAGTTCCTTACAAGGACTATTTGGTAAAGGAACTTTTGGACAGAAAAGAGGTGAAAAAGATTTTAGGAGCAAAAGAGTCTGTGGTATACGAGGTTTGCAGTGACTTGGTTGGTAATACATTGAATGATGATGTGATGAAAAGTGTGAAATTCATGGTGGAATTTTTGGTGAAGAAGATAAAGGTTTTGCTGTACCAAGGTCATTTTGATCTGAGAGATGGAGTGGTTTCAACCGAGGCTTGGGTGAAAAATTTGAAGTGGGAAGGTATTGAAGATTTCCAATCCGCTGAGAGAAAAGTTTGGAAAGTGAATGGTGAGCTTGCTGGGTATGTGCAAAAATGGGGAAGTTTGAGCAATACTGTGGTTTTAGGGGCTGGGCATCTTGTTCCTTCAGACCAGCCTTTGAGCTCACAGGCTATGATTGAAGATTGGGTTTTGGATAAAGGGTTATTTGGCAATGATCAAAAGGAGAATTTAGCACAATTTTGA
- the LOC132800158 gene encoding uncharacterized protein LOC132800158 yields MADYFQPSWDSPSTSYKIRPHSYSFILEAGPPLNPSTLLILGGLDEGPDVKRNSIVAIKDNAGKWLESKSDVGNYLPFCDCLDKYIHGGITDLDNAKLDAIPTVEENFQVVKSMHPIEAPGLDGMPTLFYQWFWSTVEEDIIKMVQNAFRSVFILRSINRSFIILIPKTKQVSTFNQLRPISLCNTTCKIMTKILADRIRPVLDKIIFPFQAAFILGRWIGENSFLVNEIVQTMKQKKKGAGLVGFKIDWMKAYDRFDWGMLTLILANFGFSSKVNALILECISMESVHLMLNGSIFSKIDMQRGLRQGDPLSPFLLIIYTELLSQMLLHLERKRKIHGIKIGRTSPTIIHLLFVDDILLFCRANLEEVRELGKVKSRIKKFFGLNELPKDTKYLGNPLFISRHHLTDYADLRNKVEAVDSNKVWVKALKAKYFSGSSFMNCKLKKNSSWSWRGIMASRKLLSNGLCYRVGKWSNINFWEDTWVPNSLNFKPTPMSEEARLCCGMVDSLLNPNGSWRPNKLQQLFDSGTINNICKIPRTNRRLEDRLIWNGTTIGYYSVKSAYTLEYWNTFSSSTLWKHLWESKIHERL; encoded by the exons ATGGCCGATTATTTTCAACCAAGCTGGGATTCTCCATCGACATCCTATAAGATCCGACCACATTCCTATTCGTTTATCCTTGAAGCAGGACCACCCTTAAACCCCTCAACCCTTTTGATTCTTGGAGGCTTGGATGAGGGACCTGATGT AAAACGGAATTCCATAGTTGCAATAAAAGACAATGCGGGGAAATGGTTAGAGTCCAAATCGGACGTTGGGAATTATCTCCCTTTCTGTGACTGCCTTGACAAATACATTCACGGTGGCATTACGGATTTGGATAATGCTAAGCTTGATGCCATACCTACAGTAGAGGAAAATTTTCAAGTTGTCAAGAGCATGCATCCCATTGAAGCCCCTGGGCTTGATGGGATGCCTACTCTTTTCTATCAATGGTTTTGGAGCACAGTAGAAGAAGACATCATCAAAATGGTCCAGAATGCCTTTCGCTCGGTTTTCATCCTAAGATCCATCAATCGGTcctttattattcttattccaAAGACCAAACAAGTGTCAACCTTCAACCAGCTGCGGCCAATCAGCCTTTGTAACACCACCTGTAAGATAATGACAAAAATTTTGGCTGACAGAATTAGACCAGTACTAGACAAGATTATCTTTCCTTTCCAAGCAGCGTTCATATTGGGACGGTGGATTGGTGAGAATTCATTTCTCGTGAATGAAATTGTGCAAACtatgaagcaaaagaaaaaaggagcaGGTCTGGTGGGCTTTAAAATTGATTGGATGAAGGCCTATGATAGATTTGATTGGGGAATGCTGACACTAATACTAGCAAATTTTGGTTTCTCTAGCAAGGTCAATGCACTTATCCTCGAGTGTATTTCTATGGAATCGGTTCACCTAATGCTCAATGGGAGTATCTTCAGTAAAATTGATATGCAACGAGGCCTCAGGCAGGGCGATCCCTTATCCCCCTTTTTATTGATTATATACACTGAGTTGCTGTCCCAAATGCTGTTACATCtcgaaagaaaaaggaaaattcatgGGATTAAGATTGGTAGAACAAGCCCAACAATCATTCACCTTCTTTTTGTAGATGATATTTTACTGTTTTGCAGGGCCAATTTAGAAGAAGTTAGAGAACTG GGGAAAGTGAAATCACGAATTAAGAAGTTTTTTGGTCTAAATGAGCTACCAAAAGACACCAAATACCTGGGCAACCCTTTATTTATAAGCAGGCATCATTTAACTGATTATGCAGATCTCAGAAACAAGGTGGAAG CTGTAGATTCGAATAAAGTTTGGGTCAAGGCGTTAAAAGCTAAGTACTTCTCGGGGAGCTCCTTTATGAATTGCAAGTTGAAGAAAAATAGTTCCTGGTCATGGAGAGGAATTATGGCCTCCCGAAAACTCTTATCAAATGGTTTGTGTTACAGAGTGGGTAAATGGTCGAACATCAATTTTTGGGAAGATACTTGGGTTCCCAATAGCCTAAACTTCAAACCTACACCTATGTCCGAAGAAGCAAGACTATGTTGCGGAATGGTGGATTCTCTGCTCAATCCAAATGGCTCGTGGAGGCCGAATAAACTACAACAACTTTTTGATAGTGGTACCATCAACAACATTTGTAAAATTCCTCGTACTAATCGAAGACTGGAGGATAGGCTTATTTGGAACGGCACCACAATTGGCTATTATAGTGTGAAATCGGCCTATACTTTGGAATACTGGAACACTTTTTCTAGTTCTACATTGTGGAAGCATTTATGGGAGTCCAAAATTCATGAAAGGCTTTAG